A window from Populus trichocarpa isolate Nisqually-1 chromosome 3, P.trichocarpa_v4.1, whole genome shotgun sequence encodes these proteins:
- the LOC7483577 gene encoding FCS-Like Zinc finger 6, translating into MKTKHFIFLLLHNLLLYIHLSPSLHFSQAPCLFSSFLSLDSSQQMLTNFKIPFKMEGFMNEEAITKSTYASSKKGLMVAGLQSLLLEGDISNVVTKSALKTHRLQVQASSIEYCYLKSCYLCNKILSLDKDVYMYRGDQGFCSIECRNRQIILDEMRELEASSNERLKSYEHCSTTAGRHETRRVLEELRRSHKPLPHENHWTIAS; encoded by the exons ATGAAAACTAagcatttcatttttcttcttttgcacaATCTGCTTCTATATATCCACCTCTCTCCCTCACTTCACTTCTCACAAGCTCCTTGcttattttcctcttttctctcaCTCGACTCTTCACAGCAAATGTTAACAAATTTCAAGATTCCCTTCAAAATGGAGGGATTTATGAACGAGGAAGCCATAACTAAATCCACTTATGCAAGCTCAAAGAAGGGCTTAATGGTTGCCGGGTTGCAAAGCCTGTTACTAGAAGGAGATATTTCTAATGTTGTCACTAAATCTGCTTTGAAAACACATCGCCTTCAAGTCCAGGCTAGCTCCATTGAATATTGCTACCTCAAATCATGTTACTTATGCAACAAGATATTGAGCCTTGACAAGGATGTCTACATGTACAG GGGTGATCAAGGCTTTTGTAGCATAGAGTGCAGAAACAGGCAGATAATTTTGGATGAAATGAGAGAACTAGAAGCGTCTAGCAACGAAAGATTAAAATCTTATGAGCACTGCAGTACCACGGCCGGTCGGCATGAGACACGCCGAGTCCTAGAAGAGCTCCGCCGGAGCCATAAACCACTTCCTCATGAAAACCATTGGACAATAGCCTCCTAG